A genomic window from Lotus japonicus ecotype B-129 chromosome 1, LjGifu_v1.2 includes:
- the LOC130734666 gene encoding uncharacterized protein LOC130734666 isoform X1 → MYFSVPYACTENDNSDRGFFELFCLLGSLYHAAHQFASLILVFSVFILVVVSRFYQPPTLPALISDLNAKMEAMITILEGGTQDHVHHKWKEDLIEMLEELGQSYRVLFISYNQLKSKTSSNVVLIGPKKAGSNKCGSFSSYTCFLAW, encoded by the exons ATGTATTTTTCCGTCCCTTATGCTTGCACAG AGAATGATAACTCAGATCGGGGATTCTTTGAACTTTTTTGCCTGTTAGGTTCTCTCTATCACGCTGCACATCA GTTTGCTTCTCTTATTTTGGTTTTCTCGGTTTTTATTTTG GTTGTTGTATCGCGATTCTACCAGCCCCCCACCCTACCTGCACTGATTTCGG ATTTGAATGCGAAGATGGAGGCCATGATTACCATTTTGGAAGGTGGAACCCAAGATCATGTGCATcacaaatggaaagaagatCTCATAGAGATGCTTGAAGAACTTGGCCAATCTTACCGTGTTTTATTCATCTCATATAATCAACTGAAGTCTAAAACATCCAGCAATGTGGTGTTAATTGGACCAAAGAAAGCTGGATCCAACAAGTGTGGTTCATTTTCAA GTTATACATGCTTCTTAGCATGGTGA
- the LOC130734666 gene encoding uncharacterized protein LOC130734666 isoform X2 encodes MYFSVPYACTENDNSDRGFFELFCLFASLILVFSVFILVVVSRFYQPPTLPALISDLNAKMEAMITILEGGTQDHVHHKWKEDLIEMLEELGQSYRVLFISYNQLKSKTSSNVVLIGPKKAGSNKCGSFSSYTCFLAW; translated from the exons ATGTATTTTTCCGTCCCTTATGCTTGCACAG AGAATGATAACTCAGATCGGGGATTCTTTGAACTTTTTTGCCT GTTTGCTTCTCTTATTTTGGTTTTCTCGGTTTTTATTTTG GTTGTTGTATCGCGATTCTACCAGCCCCCCACCCTACCTGCACTGATTTCGG ATTTGAATGCGAAGATGGAGGCCATGATTACCATTTTGGAAGGTGGAACCCAAGATCATGTGCATcacaaatggaaagaagatCTCATAGAGATGCTTGAAGAACTTGGCCAATCTTACCGTGTTTTATTCATCTCATATAATCAACTGAAGTCTAAAACATCCAGCAATGTGGTGTTAATTGGACCAAAGAAAGCTGGATCCAACAAGTGTGGTTCATTTTCAA GTTATACATGCTTCTTAGCATGGTGA